A stretch of DNA from Columba livia isolate bColLiv1 breed racing homer chromosome 11, bColLiv1.pat.W.v2, whole genome shotgun sequence:
ACAGTAGACAGGcacataaatacttttaaatatctAAATCTAGGCAAGATAAGGCACGCTGCTAAAGCTCGTGGAGATGAATCTCCTATCcaattttatgtttaaatttaCATCTAGTTTCATGAGTAAGGTTTCCCTTCTACTTGATGGAAAGAAACACATCTCTCCAGTGGGCTGACTCAAGACATATGTTGACAGTATCATGCTTAAGTTATGCCCACCCAAAACATAACACTTGCTAACTCTCTTCAGCTATACAGGAGCTCTGAACCACCAGAGGGTCATTCAGCTGCCAAAACAGAGCTGTAAGGTAATTTCTTATCTTAGATCATCCAGGACACCTGCATGGGGCTGTCAACTCTGCCTCAAGTCCTGGAAGAGGTACAAATGCATCTGTATTAGAAGCCCTAGACCGCATGGGCTGCCATACACATGGCATCTAAATATGATGGAAGAAGCTTCAAGTCCTTGAATATCTCCCCTTTGACTTAGATCTACACAATTACCTTCTTATTGTGTTAAACTGCATGAGATAATCAAACATTTTCCAGTCTTGCAACACAGAGTCCTTCTGAGCTCTTTCCTTAAAAACAGGTGAGCCTTGTCTTTGTTGTGAGCCTTGTCCTTGTTTTAGTCACATTCCTCCAGGAACGTGATTTTTTCCCTAGCAATTTTTTCAGGGCAGATCTCATCTCCTGGTTCCTAAGAGTGTAGATCAAGGGGTTCAGAGCTGGGGTGACAGCACTGTACAGGAGAGACACTTGCACATCCCTTTGAAGggagcttcctgaggagggtgGTGTATAATTGAAGAGCACTGGTATGTAAAACAGTTCCACAACAGTGAGGTGGGAGGCACAGGTGGAGAAGGGCTTCCATCTTCCTTCCTGGGACCGGACTTTATGGAAGGTGAAGCAGATGATGTAGAGGTAGGAGAGGACTATGAGGGCAAAGGGACCTAGAACAACAGATGTGGTAATGACATTGAGGAGGGTCATGTTGAGGCTGGTACTACTGCAAGCCAAATTCAACAGTGGCTTGATGTCACAGAAGAAGTGATGAATGTGGTTGTGGCCACAGAAAGTCAGCTGAGAGGTCATGACTGAGTGCATCATGGCATGCACAAAACCAATGGACCAGCTggccacagccagcagcagacaAATCTGGGGGCTCATGACAAGGGTGTAGCGCAAAGGATTGCAGATGGCCACATAACGGTCATAGGCCATGGTGGCCAGTACCACAGCCTCAGTGCTGCCCAGGAAGTGGAATAAGTAGATCTGAGCTAAGCACCCAGCAAAAGAGATGGGCTGATGTCCAAAGAGAAGGCCAGTCAACATCTTGGGACCAGTGACTGTGGAGTAGATGATGTCCAGGCAGGACAAGTTCCCCAGGAAGAAGTACATTGGTGTGTGAAGACGGGGCTCAGCTATCACCGTGGTCACAATGGCACCATTTCCCAGAAGACTGGTCAAGTAGAGCAACAGgaggaagacaaagaaaaagtgctgcagcccctggataTCAGTGAGACCCAAGAGGATGAACTCGCTGAGCTCTGTCTGGTTCAGCATTGCTGGAACAAtaagaagcaaaagcaaaatgtcaagGTTCCACAGTTGTGAGCAGCAAGAGCATAACAAAACATCAGACATaatcaaacacaaaagaaactaACATGGACAAAAATAGAACTTGAATGTAGTCTTCTCCTATTTCTGTCAAGAACCAAGAAAATCTTCAAATAAAGCCTTCTACCTATGCATAACAGCAGAATATGTAAGATGTGAAACATGGCTACTTTCTCACCATCACCCACACTCATATTTCAGTTGTCCTCATCTGTAACTTCCTGCTGCAACTCCTGATCCCATCAATAAAACTCCTAACTTCTGATGCTTTCTTTCCACTATTGTGCCTACATTTCATTAAGTCGCTTTCAGTTTTCACATTTCTAGTGGTTACCATCTCTTCCAGACAGTTCTGAGATATGAAAAATTGCACACTTTCCAATTTTGTGTAAACAGCCAACAGAAGGTGCCCCAAGGTATCATACAGTCAACAACATTTCTTTTGGATGTTGATGAGAATAAAGGAAGAGGCTGCCTGAGCTTGTGATCACAAACTGGTTTTGCTATTGGACTGTATACTTTGCCTAAAGAATGTCTCTAGGTTGCTCAGCAGCAGACGAATGGGACAAAAGCCAAGATCTCATCTCCCACAGTACTGTGATGGAGGAAGACTGAACTTGCAGGGGAGGAGTTACCTGGTGCAAGTTCCAGACGAACGGGCTCATCCCACTGAAAGTCGGTCATACTGCCCAATGAGAGAACACGGTCAGTTCTGTCACCATCGTTCGTCTCTGGGTAATTCCCAACCATccagaataaagaacaaaatcctGACATTATTTAAGTAGAGCAGGCAGGCACAGCTATTTCTTGGTTACAACAGAGACTGCAAATATTACAAGATGAGTAGTTTTCTCTGTACATTCAATGCAATGATGACTAAAATTGATCAATCcaactaatgaaaaaatatgactttcaaaatacatcttttaaagAGGTCAAAACATATATAGGTACATTTCACAGTCTTTCTCATCCATTCTGTTGTACTATATACTTCTACTTGAAACAAACTATTTTTGAAAACCATTCAGAGTGGTCTCCAGCCCTATCGCTCCTTTTCTCATGCTTCCTTAGCTTAGTttttcagcatgaaaacaggaaacaaacaggGAACTTCCAAACTGATTTCACCATAAAAGAACATGAGCATGTTGCACACATGCGTTCACTCTGGAACACTGACCatatttctctgaaaatgcTTTTAGTCTGATATTTGAACAAGCTCTATCGGAAACATTAGACTTGATAATATTACAGCCTTATCAGTATTTTAGTCTGTCACCAGCACTGCAAGAGTTAGAG
This window harbors:
- the LOC102097192 gene encoding olfactory receptor 12D2, with product MLNQTELSEFILLGLTDIQGLQHFFFVFLLLLYLTSLLGNGAIVTTVIAEPRLHTPMYFFLGNLSCLDIIYSTVTGPKMLTGLLFGHQPISFAGCLAQIYLFHFLGSTEAVVLATMAYDRYVAICNPLRYTLVMSPQICLLLAVASWSIGFVHAMMHSVMTSQLTFCGHNHIHHFFCDIKPLLNLACSSTSLNMTLLNVITTSVVLGPFALIVLSYLYIICFTFHKVRSQEGRWKPFSTCASHLTVVELFYIPVLFNYTPPSSGSSLQRDVQVSLLYSAVTPALNPLIYTLRNQEMRSALKKLLGKKSRSWRNVTKTRTRLTTKTRLTCF